A part of Acidobacteriota bacterium genomic DNA contains:
- a CDS encoding peptidase S10, with product MRINRLVAAGMAMLVSACLTLAQGNFQRGAQSQQPQTQPQSEPGQRRAPMPEEKSSVTKHSARIGGQQINYTATAATYNIKADDGTPKATFFFVAYTKDDTTESAKRPLAFVYNGGPGSASSYTHMGLGPKRVLLTDDGRGMPAPYAVVENSDSFLDATDLVFVDAISTGYSRPAPGENTTQFYGLEQDASYFADFIYQYITRNERWASPKFLIGESYGTTRSAQLSYTLQRRHQIYLNGIVLVSAVGFGNWGSDDRTIFFLPTLIVSAWYHKALPPDLQKLSVEELAHQARQFAHGEYAAALEKGDEISPAEYQKTVKNLARFTGLSPRYIEQTNLRVSPQRWFKELLRDRRQTLGRIDSRFLGMDADAAGERYEYDSSLASYDGAYVAMFQDYVRRELKWNTEMYYTLSGRVQPWDQGQPGQPAEALRSAMTQQGSLKVLVVSGYYDVATPFNGIEHTVSHMNLEPAIRKNISFTYYEAGHMMYIEKKSREKLHKDVATFINGAAKTEVVSKQ from the coding sequence ATGAGAATCAATCGCTTGGTTGCTGCCGGTATGGCTATGTTGGTCAGCGCCTGTTTGACGTTGGCACAGGGAAATTTTCAACGCGGCGCGCAATCGCAACAACCGCAGACGCAACCGCAATCCGAACCGGGACAGCGCCGCGCGCCAATGCCTGAAGAAAAATCATCGGTCACTAAACATAGCGCGCGCATCGGCGGGCAGCAGATTAACTACACGGCAACGGCTGCGACCTACAACATCAAAGCCGATGATGGCACGCCCAAAGCCACTTTCTTTTTTGTCGCCTACACCAAAGATGACACGACAGAATCAGCAAAACGCCCGCTGGCATTTGTCTATAATGGCGGTCCCGGTTCTGCTTCTTCGTACACCCACATGGGATTAGGTCCCAAACGTGTGTTACTCACAGATGACGGGCGCGGCATGCCTGCGCCTTATGCGGTGGTTGAAAACAGTGATTCATTTCTCGATGCCACCGACCTGGTTTTCGTCGATGCGATTTCAACCGGATACAGTCGCCCCGCGCCGGGTGAGAATACTACGCAGTTTTATGGGCTTGAACAGGATGCCAGTTATTTTGCCGATTTCATCTATCAATACATCACGCGCAATGAACGTTGGGCGTCACCGAAATTTTTGATTGGCGAAAGCTATGGCACGACGCGGTCGGCACAACTCTCTTACACGTTGCAACGGCGACATCAAATCTATTTGAACGGCATCGTGCTGGTGTCGGCAGTCGGATTTGGCAATTGGGGAAGCGATGACCGGACGATTTTCTTTCTGCCAACGCTGATTGTGTCAGCGTGGTATCACAAAGCCCTGCCGCCCGATTTACAGAAACTGAGTGTCGAAGAACTGGCACACCAAGCCAGACAATTTGCGCACGGCGAATATGCGGCGGCGCTGGAAAAAGGCGATGAAATATCGCCAGCCGAATATCAGAAAACCGTCAAAAATTTAGCCCGGTTTACTGGGCTTTCGCCAAGATACATCGAGCAAACCAATTTGCGCGTCAGCCCGCAACGCTGGTTCAAAGAATTGCTGCGTGACCGGCGGCAAACCCTCGGTCGCATCGATTCGCGATTCCTTGGAATGGATGCAGATGCGGCGGGTGAACGTTATGAATATGATTCGAGCCTTGCGTCATACGATGGCGCTTACGTTGCGATGTTTCAGGATTATGTGCGCCGCGAACTCAAATGGAATACGGAAATGTATTACACCTTGAGCGGGCGTGTGCAACCCTGGGATCAGGGGCAGCCCGGACAACCGGCTGAAGCTTTGCGTTCGGCAATGACCCAACAAGGCAGTTTGAAAGTGCTGGTGGTAAGTGGTTATTACGATGTTGCGACCCCGTTTAATGGCATCGAACATACGGTCTCGCATATGAATCTGGAACCGGCGATTCGCAAAAACATCAGCTTCACTTATTACGAAGCCGGACACATGATGTACATCGAAAAGAAATCACGCGAGAAGTTGCATAAGGATGTCGCGACGTTTATCAATGGCGCAGCCAAAACCGAAGTCGTGAGTAAACAGTAA